In a genomic window of Telopea speciosissima isolate NSW1024214 ecotype Mountain lineage chromosome 5, Tspe_v1, whole genome shotgun sequence:
- the LOC122663284 gene encoding inactive protein RESTRICTED TEV MOVEMENT 1-like, whose protein sequence is MEMMVKVCPYGIRNQGDQWDEKGQSMLTQIFISYDSSRIKSIQTAYILDEKLQLSDKHGGDGDTFETVEIDYPSEFLTGISGYTSKIDWGVQAVMFETNKRKIGPFGKEEGNHFYIRMGTKQFFGGFHGSSGSDYLYSIGVYVKPINPLSTVVTSRSNRRGYKYDSDY, encoded by the exons ATGGAGATGATGGTCAAGGTGTGTCCTTATGGGATAAGAAATCAGGGCGATCAATGGGATGAGAAAGGCCAAAGCATGCTAACCCAAATCTTCATATCCTATGACAGTAGCAGGATAAAATCCATACagactgcatacattcttgatgAGAAATTGCAACTATCTGATAAACATGGCGGAGATGGAGATACGTTCGAAACG GTTGAGATAGATTACCCATCTGAGTTTCTTACTGGCATTAGTGGTTACACCAGTAAAATAGATTGGGGGGTGCAAGCTGTGATGTTTGAGACCAATAAGAGAAAGATTGGGCCGTTTGGGAAGGAGGAAGGCAATCACTTCTACATTCGGATGGGGACTAAGCAATTCTTTGGAGGATTTCATGGAAGTTCGGGCTCTGACTATCTCTACTCAATTGGAGTTTATGTGAAGCCTATCAATCCACTTTCAACCGTTGTTACTTCTCGGTCGAATCGAAGAGGATACAAATATGATTCTGATTATTGA